Part of the Salminus brasiliensis chromosome 2, fSalBra1.hap2, whole genome shotgun sequence genome, AAATCCATAAAAATTCTAACATTTGAGTAATTCTTTTGAGAGTTACTATAATCAATTATTTTGATATACCATCAGAAAATAAgtcattttaaaagacattaTTAGAAAATAACTTCTCTATAGTAAGTCATTATTTGGAGACACcggctttttttctctctggaGGGAAGGGTTGTCTGCTTGTCTGTCCTGTATGAGCTTATGGGAGAAAACTAGCCAGTTCATTTACTGCTGTACACCCTTAGTGATCTTTAGGTGACACTACGGAAGAACCAGtcttggttccttaaagaaccatgtttttaatagagatgAATGACAATAGTCTGAGTgagttaaaggttcttcacactcataccaGTTTACTCCCAGTTTAAGACACACTCACAAAGTCAACACTGCTTAGAGAAACTCTGAAAACTGGAAACTATGCTTGTTCTTTATTCAGCAGGAAAACTCCAGATGATCCCTGACACCAGAGGGGAAACGACTCCTGAGTTCCGGCGCTGGATTAATGAAAAGCTCGTCAGTAGCAGGGCTGTGACCGCGTGTCCCCCTTCAGCAAATGATAATAACAGCTCTGCTCGCCGTGCAGAGTGAAGCGGGGCTCTCTCTGCCCCCTCACACAGGTGCCTCCAGCAGCACCCGCGACCAAATCCTTCCTCCCACACTCTGCAGCTACTGGCTACAGCTCGAGCGTTACAGTGAGGCTGGAGAAAAGTTCCTGCGCTCGGGGTGAGCTGAAGTTTGAGTCTGAGTCCGAGTTAGAGCTGCATGCGCGCTCCGGGCTCAGGGCGGATGCGCGTAAAGGCGCGTTAATGCGCTTACCGTGCACGTCACGCGCCACGGCCGGGCGACGGAGAGAGGGAGCGAAAGAGCACGGAGGAGTGCTGGAATAATGGCAGGGGAGACGCGTTCCTCCTCGGCGGACTACACACAGCGATGGGGAGCAAtggcgctgctgctgctgctactgctgctgttggagAACTGACCTGCGCTCTCCCACAGCGATGCCGCGCAACCTCACGGCTCCCCCACAtaccagcaccatcaccatcaccagcaccaccaccgccgccaccagcagcagcagcagcagcaccagcagcagcagcgcgaGCAACACTGAGTACAACTTCCCCGCGCTCATATTCGGAGTGCTGCTAATCATCGTGATCATCTGCGGGAACGTGCTGGTGTGCCTCAGCGTGTACGCGGAGAAAGCGCTCAAAACCACCACCAACTACTTCATAGTGAGTTTGGCTGTTGCAGACCTGCTGCTGGCGGTGCTGGTGCTGCCCCTGTTCGTGTACGCAGAGGTAAGAACTTCTTGGATTTGTTCAAGACAGTTCTGCCCTAGGTCCAGCCTTGGAGCCTTCAGAGCCCTGCAGAGCTCGGTCCAGCTCAAGGCTGAGGATATGAGCCAGGTGCGTTTGGACTAGAGGACCAGAGCTGAAATAAATACTGGCCTGGAGGCAGATGGAATATTTTGTCCAGGTCATTTGGGAAATGTCCCAGcacccaaaaaataaataaataaaataacagtcCTGAGCCACACACTCAGGAAAAGCTACCAAACTGTACCCTTCTAGGGAGCCTACTTGTCATTAGGACTCTGAAGGGTCCGACTCCAGTACCTTTAGTACCGTGGCACTAACTGTCAATGTTAATTTAGCTAATGACTTATAAAAGCCATCAACTGCACAAAAATACACTGATATGCATTAATCAAAGGACATTATGCTAATTGGTTGAGATGTTATTTATTGTTAGCAACACAACATCGTTAGCAGGTACGGTTGAccccatgttttctacagtctacaCTGGGCTGACCTATTTCTTTAAGTGATTCTCACCGCCGGCCCTGGAATGGTTGGTCAGTCGTGTTAACTACTGAAAGTAGTTCAACACTAATTAGAATGACTTAAACTACTGAAAGTAGTTCAACACTAATTAGAATAACTTAAACTACTGAAAGTAGTTCAACACTAATTAGAATGACTTAAACTACTGAAAGTAGTTCAACTACTGAAAGTAGTTCAACACTAATTAGAATGACTTAAACTACTGAAAGTAGTTCAACACTAATTAGAATAACTTAAACTACTGAAAGTAGTTCAACACTAATTAGAATGACTTAAACTACTGAAAGTAGTTAAATACTAATTAGAATAACTTAAACTACTGAAAGTAGTTCAACACTAATTAGAATGACTTAAACTACTGAAAGTAGTTCAACTACTGACAGTAGTTAAACACTAATTAGAATGACTTAAACTACTGAAAGTAGTTAAACACTAATTAGAATGACTTAAACTACTGAAAGTAGTTCAACTACTGAAAGTAGTTCAACACTAATTAGAATGACTTAAACTACTGAAAGTAGTTCAACACTAATTAAAATGACTTAAACTACTGAAAGTAGTTCAACACTAATTAGAATGACTTAAACTACTGAAAGTAGTTCAACACTAATTAGAATGACTTAAACTACTGAAAGTAGTTCAACACTAATTAAAATGACTTAAACTACTGACAGTAGTTAAATACTAATTAGAATGACTTAAATGCCAGCATGCTAATTGGTGACTATTTACTTGCATTAGTTATTAGCACAATTAGCATGTTAGTTTCAATTGTTCCTTTAAGCGATTCTCAACGGTGGTTTAGTGAGTCGGGGTAATTTTGCTAATGACTACTGAACATAAGCGCTTTTTAGAATTGCGTAAATGACATCATGCTAATTGTTTGGTGACTGTTTACTTGCATTAGTTGTTAGCATAATTAGCATGTTTGGTTAAACTGTTCCTTTCCGTGATTCCCAGCCCTGACACTGGAGTCGGCCATGCCAATCCTGCTAATGACTGTTAAAAGTAAGCAGCCACGGATTAGCATCACTCAGATGACATCATGCCAGTTGTTGACCACTAGCTTCCATcccttgttagcaacattagcatgtttggctaaactgttcctttaagtgATCCTCATCGCTGGCCCTGGAATGGTTAGTCAGTTGTGTTAGTTTCGCTAATGACTGCTGAAGGTAAACGCTGATCAGAATTATTTATTGAATGACATCATGCTTCTGGTGATTCCCAACCCTGGTGCTGGAATGGTTGTCAGTCATGCTAATCTTGCTAATAAGTAATGATAATATATGGTCACTGATGAGCATTACTGAAATGAGAAATGATAAGCTTCTGTTCGTTGTTTGCCACATTGTCACGTATGGTTCACCTATTTCTTTATGTGAttcctaaccctgatcctgaaGTACTTCCTGCCTTGTGTGTTTACTTTCTCCCTGCTTTTTAACACACCTATTCCACTAAACAGGTAAATTAACAGTGGTAAATTTCTACAGGTAGTGTTTGGAAGTAGTGAtattagagaaagaaaaataatatgCGCAGAGCAAGGATTACTCTAAGCCCTAAGTCTGTGTCTGATACTGTACAATACCATATTTAACAGTATGTGAAATACACCACCAGAAGTGCATGAATTAGTATAACACACTAGCCATaaaattaaaaccactgattatcaaggttaaaaaaacatttattgtcTGGTTGCAGTGGAACCTGTCAttgggtgggatatattagggagcaagtgaacagtcagttaccCAAGTTGGTGTGCTGGCAGCAGGTAAAATCTGAAGGACTTTTAAAAGGGGTCTGATTGTGATGGCttaacgactgggtcagagcatcttcaaaacatcaggaaggtcttgtagggtgttcctggtatgcagtgattaggacaaccagtgaactagtgacagggtcatggtgCCAAAGACTCATTAATGTGTACAAGAGGCAAAGGCTAGCCTGTCTGGTTCAgtcccacagaagagctactgtagaACAAATTGCTGAAAGTATTAATGCTGGctgtgtcttgtggagtccatacctcaaCCGAGAAAAGCTGTTTTGGAGGCAAAAGTGGGATCtacacaatagttggcaggtgttATTAATTATAGTTATGGCTCATCTGAGTGGTACAGTAGTGGGAGGTTTTGGTGACTTTATATTAAGGCTCACTACCAAtataagggttcttcacactcacacatctcagtTTTTTGTAGCACCTGCATTTTTAATGTTCATTGTTTAAATTAAGTTttccatttttatataaaaccacttcatacattttaaagattttttttatatacttcATCACTGAATCACAATCAGTTAGTCCACCTGCATGGCACAGTGTCATGTTCCCTTGCACTGACCCTTCTCATTCAGCCAAGAAACATTTCCCCAAGTGTATAGAAAACATGAAAGTGTGCACTGGAGTTGAGAAAAATGCATGTAGACTGCTATTTAAGGCTTCCAGGAAAAAAAGGGTGAGGTCAGTATCTTGACAAAAACTGACCAGTGAACTGACCCATCAGTAAACATGACAAGTCGAGCATTACACTGAATCTTAATTAGTTTATACTACTTCCGCCCCCAAAAACAGACTTTTATAGACTGCAGCTCAGCCCCTAAATAAAGTAATGACAGAAATGTGTGGAGCATGGTTGATTTGGCCTGTGTGATGGAAGCCCCACCACCTGCAGCGAGGGTCTGTGTGTGGGTCTGTGTCACTCCTCACCCTTTTCCCACCACATCAGCTCCCAGCAAACAATAGGCATTGTCTCCAACACCACGGGGCCCAAGAACAGAGCCATTTTACCAAACAATAAGAGTCCCAACAATAGGCAACCACCAGTGTCAGGACATTCCATTCTAACGTGAGAGGATCACAGAGACCTTGGACCTCTTGCTACTCTACTCTGTCCTTCTCTAGCCAATGGAAAGGAAAGAAAGTGGAAGGGATGGGGGCTTACGGTACCTAGCAGCCACTTTGATGACACTAATCCAGCAGCGATTCCTCATTATCATGCTCTACATCTCGTTGCCAAGGGCTCATGCTTTCCACTTATAGGGCAAACATGGGTCATTGGCATGGGAGAGGAGCCATTACCAAAAAACCAATTAAGAGTCTCTCCACTCCTTGGGCCTCATCATTAAAATGCCATTAAACCCTCTTCTCTGAGTCCTCTGGTTTATTTTGCAGCCTTTTATTCTTTCGTTTTGGACACTGAGATGTGTATCAGACCCAAACATTGCCCATCAACTTGAGGGGCCCAGAGTGTGCGCCTGATCTTCTTGCTGCAATCGTGTAAAGCAGCTAATAAAGATGTAAAGATTTCAAAGGCAGCCCATCCGCTACTCTACTGTAAGGAGCTGAGCTGGGCTAGTGAATGAGAGGAGACAAGGATGAGGATTGGAGGGAAAAGAAAGGCAAGTGCATCTGAATGATCGAGAGAGACTTATGTACCTGGTTCCTCTTTGTTGCAGTTCCAGGATGGAGTGTGGTCACTGAACATGACCATCTGCGATGGCCTGATGACCATGGATGTGATGCTGTGTACTGCCTCTATATTCAATCTCTGCGCCATCAGCATTGACAGGTTGGTTCGAGAAAGATCTTCTAACTGCATAATGAGGCTGCATGAGTCAGAATGagaaagacagtgagtgttTTACGAAGGACAGGGTGACAGTTTCAGTCTGCAGAGGTTACCGGTGGATTCCTCATTTACAAGCACTGGCATTGGCTCTGACCTTCTGATGGAGGATGGCCGCAGGGCTCGTGGCTTTGTGGATGGGACATTAAAGCCAAAGACACagattactgtattattataatatatgataAATGAGGTGTTATTATGGTGCAAGCGCCAAATGTGTGGGAATCTTTGTTAggatttgtcttcttttttgtgttctATATTTTGAGATCATTTGCATAATATGTAAATTCACACATTTTTTCTAAGGAACCCTAAGCctgaaaatgaataattatcCAAAAAATGTTGCATTTTGGAATTTCTATACAGTGTTGTTGCCAAATGCCAATCAAAACAGGGGTGGAGCCAACCAGATGTAAAAGACACATATACGGCGCCTGCATATATACTTACTTGAAAAATTGTCACAAAACGTCAACAGCACATAACATAGGAGGACTGTAGGCTATGACAAGAATACGGTGTAACTGCAATGCTAGGTGGTGCTATAAAATCATTCGGATAATAACTCAGCCATACTTGTACATCAGTTGGCTTCAGTCTTTGAAACTACCGCATAGTGACATGCTGGGCCTCTTACATACTCATCTTTTAACAAAATGGCTGCCTTTCATATTCTTCCATCTGTCCATGAAAAGGGCCGAAACGAATGTGAATGGCATCACACTCACTGTGTACAGATGGAGTaagcacttacacacacacacatgcaagcacatgatcatatttatacacacacacaaatgcatacacacatgctTGCACAAATACTCCTTTGGGTCATTGGGCTTCATTGGGCTAATTTATGCATGGAAACCCTGGAAATCACAGCTTGCAGCTATAtttattcttcttattaaatgtaaacagtcatattttatattcatatccatatacatacatatcttATAGCATGATTTTAAgattattttttaacatttctagACTTTGTTTTTACTTATTTCAAGTAACTGTAGGTAATGGAAGGATTGTACTATACTGGCTAATACTTCTGCCAGAAATAATGCAAATCATTTAGCTTGACGCATATCTGTTAATGCATTTCTATACATTTACCAGACAAAAATAATGTCTAGAAATGAGTTCTTCTTAAAGTATTTGTACAACAAtgtcaaaatgagaaaaagtgAGATATTGAATTTGATCATGTTCGAATGACAGATATTCATGATTATCGGAATGtaaaatctgtgtcagcattctCGAATCCTAGTATGAACAGAGATGACCAGAGATGGGCAACTTTCCAGATGTCGGAACACAATAACATCTGTGTTTTGCTCTCTGCAGGTTCATCGCTGTGTCTGTCCCACTCAATTACAACCGCAAGCACGTGGACCAACGGCAGATTGTCCTGCTGTCGGCCACATGGATCCTGGCGCTGGCCGTGGCCTCTCCCGTGCTGTTCGGCATTAATGACGTGCCAAACCGAGACCACAAAGAGTGCAAGCTGGAGGACAACAACTATGTCGTCTATTCCTCAGTCTGCTCTTTCTTCGTGCCCTGTCCCATCATGCTGATCCTCTACTGCGGAATATTCCGAGGCCTCAGAAAGTGGGAGGAGGCGAGGAAAGCTAAGCTGAAGAGTGGTGTGCAGGCCTGTCAGAAACTCCAGGAGGCTGCAGCATCTCTACCGCCTTTGGCTTCTCTACCACCTCCACTACCCCCGATCATAGAAAAAGACTTCTCAGACATGAACCTGGAGGAACTGGACCAAGACCCGGACCCAATCGACCACTATCCCACGGGATGTAAGGATGGCCCTGTGAATTCACTATCATACCCTTACAACCAGGACAAGAATCAGAACCAAGAGAGGAAGCGGGCCAAGATTAACGGGAGGGAGAGGAAGGCCATGAGGGTTCTTCCTGTTGTAGTGGGTGAGTGGCTCATACCTATACCAGTGGTCTGCCAGCTTGTGCAAGTGCTTGTGACAGGCTTGAATAACCTGGTATTTATTAATTGAAATTGAATCATTTGACAAATAATGGGACCTAAAGTAAACACTGGCCATTTGCCAGCTTAAGAGTTGCAGTTTCTTGATTTTTCTAATTGTTTTTGTGTGAGTCTATTTACCTAAGATTGATAAATGGGactgacctctgttctgactggctgcttcATATTGTGCGTCATTTATAGTCCCCCCAGTTCCACAAAAATAATTGAACAgactaatataattataaataattaaaaagaagtattttgcatttttggatGCAAATCCTGTGTAGTCAATGTCTGCCTGCAGTCTGGATTCAGTGGACATCCTCCCTTGAGATACTTTACCAGACCTTtagttgggttgaggtcaggtgactgactcaGTCACCTttttttgcctttctttttGGCCTTAAAAAGCTCTTGGGTTTTGTGATTTGATTTGTATCATTATTCATCTGTGCTATAAGCCACCATCCTATCGGAGCAGAGAGTATAGCTCTGTACATCCTGCTGCTTCTATCAACAGTCATCAATAAATCATCAGttatcatcaataaacaccagtgacccagttccactggcagccattGATTTTTGACAGGTGATATTGTGGTATGTTTCGTATCATGAGCTCTTACTTTCCTTCTATGTGTTTTCATTCATGAGCATCTCTTGACTGTAGACTACTCCTTCTAAATTGTCCGTGACTTGATTAGCTGTTGagaaagttttttgtttttcaccaAGAAAGAAAttctgtgttcatctacttCACTTGTTTTTCATATTCTTCCAGGACACTTGCTGATCTGACcagtgcatttctttttttccttctttataAAAAAGGTTGATTTTGGCCATTCCTGACATTTCTGCACTTTCTTGactggtttgttttgtttttcagtctAATGATGGCCTTCTTCCCTTGCATCATCACTTCTTTGGACTGCATGTTAAGAGTTCCCAGCTAAAAGCTATCAAATACAAATTCAAATTTGGAATAAACTCCAGATCCTTTATGCAACAGTGTGAAATAATGTGAAATGctaaataatgaaaatacagGCCACACTTGACCATGAAACTGCTTAGGTCAAATGTCCAATTAGTTTTGCATATCTGTGAAATATGCAGTAAATTCAATAAAACATCATAGTATATTTGTTTAGCCCTTCGATTTAAAGTTGAAAGTCATTCTATTTTATGGTTACATGGTTACATTTAAAATCTATTGATGTGTACAGAGGCCAAATTAAACAAAATGTGTCCCT contains:
- the drd4a gene encoding dopamine receptor D4a, with translation MPRNLTAPPHTSTITITSTTTAATSSSSSSTSSSSASNTEYNFPALIFGVLLIIVIICGNVLVCLSVYAEKALKTTTNYFIVSLAVADLLLAVLVLPLFVYAEFQDGVWSLNMTICDGLMTMDVMLCTASIFNLCAISIDRFIAVSVPLNYNRKHVDQRQIVLLSATWILALAVASPVLFGINDVPNRDHKECKLEDNNYVVYSSVCSFFVPCPIMLILYCGIFRGLRKWEEARKAKLKSGVQACQKLQEAAASLPPLASLPPPLPPIIEKDFSDMNLEELDQDPDPIDHYPTGCKDGPVNSLSYPYNQDKNQNQERKRAKINGRERKAMRVLPVVVGAFLFCWTPFFVVHTMRALCEDCHIPSSLMSTVTWLGYVNSALNPIIYTVFNTEFRKFFKKFLPNCC